The Kocuria turfanensis genome contains the following window.
CTTCGACGTCGCGCCCGTCGACGGCACCCTGGAGACGGCGCGATGGGCTCTGGACCAGGCGACGAGCGTGCTGCACGCCCAGATCCGCGCGGCGTCCCGGGCCGGGGTCCCGGTCGCGGTCCTCGCCGAGGCGTCGGCGCTGGGGGCGCACGAGCTGGCCGCCGTGCTGGACACCGCGGACGCGGCGACGGCACCGACCGTCCTGCCGACCGCCGGCTGACGTCAACGGCTGACGTCAACGGCAGGCTTCACCGGCCGCCTTCACCGCCGTCCGGCGGTGAAGGCGGCCGCCCCTTTGTTACAGGTGAGTAACTGATACTGCCGGTTCCTGTTTCATCGGGCGTGTCAGCGCTGATCGGGCGGGCCGACACCATACATTTCTTCCTGGGCACGACGGACGGTGATCTCCGTCACGTCGGACCCGGGAGCTCCGTGCTCCCCGACGAGCGAGCTCAGTGCTCGCCCCGGCGCGGCCCCGTCTCCCCGGAGTGCGAACCCAGCACTCCCGGCGGGCCCGTATCGACCCATGGAGGAAACGATGAGAACGAAGCGGATCGCGGGCGCATCAGTGGTGCTGACCGGATCGTTGCTGCTCACCGCGTGCGGTGGGGGAGACGGCGGGTCGGGCGACGCCGCCGCCGAAGAGGGCGGCGGCACCTTCAGCGTGTACATCGGGGAGCCCGAGAACCCGCTGATCCCGGGCAACACCAACGAGACCGAGGGAGGGCAGATCGTCGACGCGCTCTGGACCGGGCTCGTGGAGTACGACCGGGAGACCAACGAGGCCGCCTACACCGGGGTCGCCGAGTCCATCGAGTCCGAGGACCAGAAGACCTGGACCGTCAACCTCAAGGACGGCTGGACCTTCCACGACGGCACCCCGGTCACCGCGCAGAGCTACGTGGACACCTGGAACTACGTGGCCAACAGCGAGAACGCCCAGGGCAACTCCTACTTCTTCGCCAACGTCGAGGGCTACGAGGACCTGCAGGCGGAGGAGGGCAAGAAGCCCGCCGCCACCGAGATGTCCGGCCTGCGCGTGGTCGACGACCAGACCTTCGAGGTCACCCTCACCGACCCCTACGCCCAGTGGCCCACCACGGTCGGCTACACCGCGTTCTTCCCGATGCCCCAGGCCTTCTTCGACGACCCCGAGGGCTTCGGCGCGCAGCCGATCGGCAACGGCCCGTTCAAGGCCGACGAGGCCTTCCAGGACGGCGTGGGCATCACCCTGGCCCGCTTCGACGAGTTCGGCGGCGAGGAGCCGGCCAAGGCCGAGGGCGTGGAGTTCCGCGTCTACACCGAGATCAACACCGCCTACAACGACCTGCAGGCCGGCTCCCTCGACGTCATGGACGAGCTGCCGCCGGACGCCATCGCCTCGGCGGAGGACCAGTTCGGTGAGCGGCTCAAGACCCAGCCCCAGGGCGACATCACCTCGCTGGGCTTCCCGACCTACGACGAGCGCTTCGCCGACCCGGAGGTCCGCCAGGCCTTCTCGATGGCGATCGACCGCGAGGCCATCACCGAGTCCATCTTCCAGGGCACCCGCACCCCGGCCGCCTCGTTCGTCTCCCCGGTGGTGGACGGCTACCGCGAGGACGCCTGCGAGGCGTGCGAGCTGAACGTGGAGGAGGCCAACCGGATCCTCGACGAGGCCGGCTTCGACCGCTCCGAGCCCGTGGACCTGTGGTTCAACGCCGGCGCCGGCCACGAGGAGTGGATGCAGGCGATCGGCAACCAGCTGCGCGAGAACCTGGACGTCGAGTACCAGCTGCGCGGTGACCTCCAGTTCGCCGAGTACCTGCCGCTGCAGGACGAGAAGGGCATGACCGGCCCGTTCCGCTCCGGCTGGGTGATGGACTACCCGGTCATGGAGAACTTCCTCGGGCCGCTGTACTCGACCTCCGCGCTGCCGCCGGCCGGGTCGAACTCCACGTTCTACAGCAACGAGGAGTTCGACGCCCAGGTGCGCGCCGGCAACAGCGCCGCGTCGATCGACGAGGCGGTCCAGGAGTACCAGAAGGCCGAGGACATGCTGATCGCGGACATGCCCGCGACCCCGCTGTTCTACCGCGTCACCCAGTACGCGCACTCGGAGAACGTCAGCGACGTCTCCGTGAACGCCTTCCAGCGCGTCGAGGTCGAGGACGTGGTCGTCGGCTCCGAGTGATCCGTCCCGGGCTCGGGGCGCCCCCTGCGGGGCGTCCCGAGCCCGTTCCGTTCGCGCGACACCCTCGCGCACCACCCGCGCGACACCCTCGCGCACCCCTCCGCACACAACCAAGGAGACCCATGGGGCGGTACGTCCTCCGTCGTCTGCTGCTGACCATCCCGGTGCTGCTGGGCGCATCCCTGCTCATCTTCGCCATGGTCTACGCGCTGCCGGGCGATCCCATCCGAGCGCTGGGCGGGGACCGCCCGCTCTCGGCAGCGGTGCAGGCGCAGCTGCGCGCCGAGTACAACCTCGACGACCCGCTGCTGATCCAATACGTGAAATACCTGGCCGGCCTGGTGCAGGGGGACTTCGGCACCGACTTCTCGGGCCGGCCCGTCCTGACCACCATCCTCGACCGGCTGCCCGTGACGATCCGGCTGGCCCTCGTGGCCGTCGGCTTCGAGATCCTCATCGGCATCCTCGCCGGCGTCCTGGCGGGCCTGCGCCGCGGCTCGTTCTTCGACAACCTGGTGCTCGTCTCGACCACGGTCGTGGTGTCCATCCCGGTGTTCGTCCTCGGCTTCCTGGCCCAGTACGTCTTCGGCGTGCGGCTCGGCTGGTTCCCGATCGCCGGCCTCACGGACGGCTGGTACAGCTACATCCTCCCCGGGCTGGTGCTCGCGGCCCTGTCCCTGGCCTACGTGGCGCGGCTGACCCGCACGAGCCTCGCGGAGAACCTGCAGAGCGACTACGTGCGCACCGCACGGGCCAAGGGCCTGAGCGAGACCACCGTGGTCGGCAAGCACGCGCTGCGCAACAGCCTCATCCCGGTGGTCACCTTCAT
Protein-coding sequences here:
- a CDS encoding peptide ABC transporter substrate-binding protein, encoding MRTKRIAGASVVLTGSLLLTACGGGDGGSGDAAAEEGGGTFSVYIGEPENPLIPGNTNETEGGQIVDALWTGLVEYDRETNEAAYTGVAESIESEDQKTWTVNLKDGWTFHDGTPVTAQSYVDTWNYVANSENAQGNSYFFANVEGYEDLQAEEGKKPAATEMSGLRVVDDQTFEVTLTDPYAQWPTTVGYTAFFPMPQAFFDDPEGFGAQPIGNGPFKADEAFQDGVGITLARFDEFGGEEPAKAEGVEFRVYTEINTAYNDLQAGSLDVMDELPPDAIASAEDQFGERLKTQPQGDITSLGFPTYDERFADPEVRQAFSMAIDREAITESIFQGTRTPAASFVSPVVDGYREDACEACELNVEEANRILDEAGFDRSEPVDLWFNAGAGHEEWMQAIGNQLRENLDVEYQLRGDLQFAEYLPLQDEKGMTGPFRSGWVMDYPVMENFLGPLYSTSALPPAGSNSTFYSNEEFDAQVRAGNSAASIDEAVQEYQKAEDMLIADMPATPLFYRVTQYAHSENVSDVSVNAFQRVEVEDVVVGSE
- a CDS encoding ABC transporter permease, translating into MGRYVLRRLLLTIPVLLGASLLIFAMVYALPGDPIRALGGDRPLSAAVQAQLRAEYNLDDPLLIQYVKYLAGLVQGDFGTDFSGRPVLTTILDRLPVTIRLALVAVGFEILIGILAGVLAGLRRGSFFDNLVLVSTTVVVSIPVFVLGFLAQYVFGVRLGWFPIAGLTDGWYSYILPGLVLAALSLAYVARLTRTSLAENLQSDYVRTARAKGLSETTVVGKHALRNSLIPVVTFIGADLGALLGGAIVTESVFNIPGLGRAVYDAVLRQEGAVVVGIVTLFVFFYIFFNLVVDVLYAALDPRIRYE